A single region of the Mycobacteriales bacterium genome encodes:
- the rapZ gene encoding RNase adapter RapZ, translating into MTTGSLDLVVVTGLSGAGRSTAAKCLEDLGWYVVDNLPPELIPTMVDLGSRSRGSVSRIAVVVDVRSWAFRVNLREALDDLERRGCHARVLFLEASDDVLVRRFDSVRRPHPLQGDGRLVDGIARERDLLRDLKGEADLVIDTSVTNVHELRAKIAAAFQEEGQQPLRTNVVSFGYKYGLPVDADLVVDCRFLPNPHWIPELQPLTGRDQAVRDYVLGQPGAEAFLERFEDVLQVMAEGYRREGKQYLTLAVGCTGGKHRSVVIAEELARRLAAAGLDVQTGHRDVGRE; encoded by the coding sequence ATGACGACCGGCAGCCTCGACCTGGTGGTCGTCACCGGGCTGTCCGGCGCGGGTCGCAGCACCGCCGCGAAGTGCCTGGAGGATCTCGGCTGGTACGTCGTCGACAACCTGCCGCCGGAGCTGATCCCGACGATGGTCGACCTCGGCAGCCGATCGCGCGGCTCGGTCTCCCGGATCGCCGTCGTCGTCGACGTGCGCAGCTGGGCGTTCCGCGTCAACCTGCGGGAGGCGCTCGACGATCTGGAGCGCAGGGGTTGCCACGCGCGGGTGCTGTTCCTCGAGGCCTCCGACGACGTGCTCGTACGCCGGTTCGATTCGGTCCGCCGCCCGCACCCGCTGCAGGGTGACGGCCGCCTCGTCGACGGCATCGCCCGCGAGCGCGACCTGCTCCGCGACCTCAAGGGCGAGGCCGACCTGGTCATCGACACCAGCGTGACGAACGTCCACGAGCTGCGGGCGAAGATCGCCGCCGCCTTCCAGGAGGAGGGCCAGCAGCCGCTGCGCACGAACGTCGTGTCCTTCGGCTACAAGTACGGCCTGCCGGTCGATGCGGACCTGGTCGTCGACTGCCGGTTCCTGCCCAACCCGCACTGGATTCCCGAGCTGCAGCCGCTCACGGGGCGCGACCAGGCCGTCCGCGACTACGTGCTCGGGCAGCCCGGCGCGGAGGCGTTCCTCGAGCGGTTCGAAGACGTGCTGCAGGTCATGGCCGAGGGCTACCGCCGGGAGGGCAAGCAGTACCTCACTCTCGCGGTCGGCTGCACCGGCGGGAAGCATCGAAGCGTCGTCATCGCCGAGGAGCTGGCCCGCCGGCTCGCTGCCGCGGGTCTCGACGTGCAGACCGGCCACCGCGACGTGGGGCGGGAGTGA